From the genome of Oceanidesulfovibrio indonesiensis, one region includes:
- a CDS encoding FeoA family protein, with protein MPDTICLRHLPLGSKAEVRRIEAHGELGRRIRDMGLVPGTEVEVIGRAPLKDPVALRLKGFTLTLRNNEADFIFVEPAES; from the coding sequence ATGCCTGATACTATCTGTCTGCGACACTTGCCTTTGGGCAGCAAGGCCGAGGTGCGTCGCATCGAAGCCCACGGCGAACTCGGCCGGCGCATACGCGACATGGGACTGGTTCCCGGCACCGAGGTCGAGGTCATCGGCCGTGCCCCGCTCAAGGACCCCGTGGCGCTGCGGCTCAAGGGCTTCACTTTGACCCTTCGCAACAACGAAGCCGACTTCATCTTTGTCGAACCAGCCGAATCCTGA
- a CDS encoding FeoA family protein, with the protein MFHHLFASTSDKELNGDAPETRPRGHSRGRKGHCGSPCCTQPDTPARQDAKPLTDFRGGDKLVVERIHRGRLACRLYAMGLTPGTPLTIESPGPGAVRFIVRGSSIALGRAQAEKILCVPAGKASQHGSSTSEAAHGTDHEQESPLPSRDTSALAHPFLRLKGFIT; encoded by the coding sequence ATGTTCCACCACCTTTTCGCGAGCACGTCCGACAAAGAGCTGAACGGCGACGCCCCGGAAACACGTCCGCGTGGACATTCACGCGGCCGCAAGGGGCACTGCGGCAGCCCCTGCTGCACTCAGCCTGACACGCCTGCGCGCCAGGACGCCAAGCCGCTGACAGACTTCCGCGGGGGGGACAAGCTCGTGGTGGAACGGATACATCGCGGCCGGCTGGCATGCCGCCTTTATGCCATGGGTCTGACCCCGGGCACACCGCTAACCATCGAATCACCCGGCCCCGGCGCCGTGCGGTTCATTGTTCGCGGCAGCTCCATAGCCCTCGGGCGCGCGCAAGCCGAAAAGATCCTCTGCGTCCCGGCCGGCAAGGCCTCGCAGCATGGCTCCAGTACGTCCGAAGCCGCGCATGGAACCGATCACGAACAAGAGTCGCCGCTCCCCAGCCGGGATACGTCCGCACTCGCCCACCCTTTCCTTCGTCTGAAGGGATTCATCACATAG
- a CDS encoding heavy-metal-associated domain-containing protein — protein sequence MNSPQSIRVKGMHCQHCAQSVTQALENVPEVHDVSVDLSSGEVTFETSGPVDKDTLRSAIEAIGFDMEE from the coding sequence ATGAATTCCCCACAATCCATCCGCGTCAAGGGCATGCACTGCCAGCACTGCGCCCAGTCCGTCACCCAGGCTCTGGAAAACGTTCCCGAAGTCCACGACGTCAGCGTTGACCTGTCCTCCGGAGAAGTCACCTTCGAGACCTCGGGGCCGGTGGACAAGGATACGCTGCGCTCGGCCATCGAGGCCATTGGTTTCGACATGGAGGAGTAG
- a CDS encoding trypsin-like peptidase domain-containing protein → MPSMPRARRKPSEQSKSNSVLARARTLAFFCTAVVLAGAWLAAPVRAQTADIRRTPVVRAVEKASPAVVNITTDREVTREMPFGPGSDMLAPFFREFFGDLPKRSYNHQSMGSGVIIDGQRGLVLSNAHVISGATSVRARLADGREFQAQLVGSDPDFDLAVLRLEDASNLPQVPLGDSDDILIGETVIAIGNPFGFTHTVTTGVISAVKRSIRTDHGVYTDFIQTDAAINPGNSGGPLLNLHGELIGINTAIHAQAEGIGFAIPVNKAKRVVGELLGRGRVSPVWLGLAGQNIDPGTASYFGLKTLEGMIITNVYAGLPGAAAGLKPGDVLLTVQGVQVQDKEHYLAMLQNFVRGEKLTLEVLRDGNRFRTTASPTAYTTEEALAMARDRWGMVLSGNDNRRGLALENVLPQSPAGNLGLRRGDVLLQVGGMEIQSRDDFAKAFMRHRMNNQVLLIVGRGGRMYHVRMQI, encoded by the coding sequence ATGCCGAGCATGCCCCGAGCCCGCCGCAAGCCATCCGAACAATCCAAATCGAATAGCGTTTTAGCACGAGCGCGGACTCTCGCGTTTTTCTGCACGGCGGTTGTTCTTGCCGGCGCATGGCTCGCCGCCCCGGTCCGGGCCCAGACAGCGGACATCCGTCGGACGCCGGTGGTCCGCGCAGTGGAGAAGGCGAGTCCGGCCGTCGTGAACATCACCACGGATCGAGAGGTGACGCGGGAAATGCCGTTTGGCCCGGGCAGCGATATGCTGGCGCCGTTTTTTCGCGAGTTTTTCGGCGATCTGCCCAAGCGCAGCTACAACCACCAGAGTATGGGGTCGGGGGTTATCATCGACGGCCAGCGGGGGCTCGTGCTCTCCAATGCCCACGTCATCAGCGGGGCGACGTCCGTGCGCGCACGGCTGGCGGACGGCCGGGAGTTCCAGGCCCAGCTCGTGGGCTCGGACCCGGATTTCGATCTGGCCGTGCTGCGCCTGGAGGACGCCTCCAACCTGCCGCAGGTGCCCCTGGGCGACTCGGACGACATCCTCATCGGCGAGACAGTGATCGCCATCGGCAACCCCTTCGGCTTCACGCACACCGTCACCACAGGCGTCATATCGGCCGTCAAGCGATCCATCCGCACGGACCACGGCGTCTACACGGATTTCATCCAGACAGACGCGGCCATCAATCCCGGCAACTCGGGCGGACCGTTGCTGAACCTGCATGGTGAGCTCATCGGCATCAACACGGCGATTCACGCCCAGGCCGAGGGGATCGGCTTCGCCATTCCTGTGAACAAGGCCAAGCGGGTGGTTGGCGAGTTGCTTGGCCGCGGCCGGGTGAGCCCCGTGTGGCTGGGATTGGCCGGCCAGAACATCGATCCGGGAACGGCGAGCTATTTTGGATTGAAGACTCTGGAAGGCATGATCATCACGAACGTATACGCTGGATTGCCCGGAGCCGCCGCCGGCCTCAAGCCGGGAGACGTGCTGCTCACGGTGCAGGGAGTGCAGGTTCAGGACAAAGAGCACTATCTCGCCATGCTGCAGAACTTCGTGCGTGGGGAGAAGCTGACCCTGGAGGTTCTGCGGGACGGCAACCGCTTCCGGACCACGGCCTCGCCCACTGCCTACACGACCGAGGAAGCGCTGGCCATGGCCCGTGACCGATGGGGCATGGTGCTTTCGGGCAACGACAATCGCCGCGGCCTTGCTCTGGAGAATGTTCTGCCGCAGAGCCCGGCAGGCAACCTGGGGTTGCGGCGCGGCGACGTTCTGCTGCAGGTGGGCGGAATGGAGATTCAATCCCGCGACGATTTCGCCAAGGCGTTCATGCGCCACAGGATGAACAACCAGGTGCTGCTCATAGTGGGCCGCGGCGGCCGCATGTATCACGTGCGGATGCAAATCTGA
- a CDS encoding ferredoxin → MGYRVIVDIDKCVGDGECVDVCPVEVYELKDGKAVATNMDECLGCESCVEVCEQEAIVIEEE, encoded by the coding sequence ATGGGTTACAGGGTTATTGTCGACATCGACAAGTGCGTGGGGGACGGCGAGTGCGTGGACGTGTGCCCGGTAGAAGTCTACGAACTCAAAGACGGCAAGGCCGTGGCAACGAATATGGATGAATGTCTCGGTTGCGAGTCGTGCGTCGAGGTGTGCGAACAAGAGGCGATCGTCATCGAGGAAGAGTAG
- a CDS encoding YkgJ family cysteine cluster protein — protein sequence MDFSDIFARYEGFVAEVDAIFSKVKEAHPEAVKCAEGCDDCCYALFDLSLVEAMYLNQKFNEQFSGAARSNVMQRADKADREAYKIKRKVFKASQEGRQAAEILDEIAAMRVRCPLLDEDNRCDLYDYRPVTCRLYGIPTAYGGESRTCGLSDFKPGDSYPTVNMEQVHERLYNLSRELVASINTKHVGMEEILVPVSMALMNKYDEDYLGIVEGAESQESDCGSCGGGHTWEVKGPEKERHAAPGGIGDLRPPSGDEE from the coding sequence ATGGATTTCAGTGACATATTTGCCAGGTACGAAGGTTTCGTCGCCGAGGTGGACGCAATCTTCAGCAAGGTCAAAGAGGCCCATCCCGAAGCCGTGAAATGCGCCGAAGGGTGCGACGATTGCTGCTACGCGTTGTTCGATCTGTCGCTCGTGGAGGCAATGTACCTGAATCAGAAATTCAACGAGCAGTTTTCCGGAGCCGCGCGGTCCAATGTTATGCAACGTGCGGACAAGGCCGACCGCGAAGCCTACAAGATCAAGCGCAAGGTCTTCAAAGCCTCGCAGGAAGGCAGGCAAGCCGCAGAAATCCTGGATGAAATCGCCGCCATGCGGGTGCGCTGTCCGCTGCTGGACGAGGACAACCGCTGCGACCTCTACGACTACCGGCCCGTCACCTGCCGGCTTTACGGCATTCCCACAGCCTACGGCGGCGAGTCCCGAACCTGCGGCCTCTCGGACTTCAAACCCGGCGACTCCTACCCCACGGTGAACATGGAGCAGGTGCACGAGCGGCTCTACAATCTGAGCCGGGAACTCGTCGCGTCCATCAACACGAAGCATGTGGGCATGGAAGAGATACTCGTGCCTGTGTCCATGGCGTTGATGAACAAGTACGACGAGGACTACCTCGGCATTGTTGAAGGCGCTGAATCCCAGGAGTCCGACTGCGGCAGCTGCGGCGGCGGCCACACCTGGGAGGTCAAGGGGCCGGAAAAGGAGCGTCATGCTGCTCCTGGCGGCATAGGCGACCTCAGACCACCCTCCGGTGACGAGGAGTAG
- a CDS encoding tetratricopeptide repeat protein — protein sequence MQTNANNVDEFIAECKDKLKDNPGCGHTYYNMGVAYLSKGDFFEAESAFREAVENSPTLAEAYVQLGGIAMHQGDLDGCLNYNQLAIQARPMFATPHGNVGFVLLQKGEVNKAARSLEKAVKIDPKFVQALTTLGSAYLMENDVERAIDVCRRALEVEPMFGPAWNNLALAALEQGETAKAVEYVDKALETGFDVPQGLLDEVEQYR from the coding sequence ATGCAGACTAATGCAAACAACGTCGATGAATTCATCGCCGAGTGCAAAGATAAGCTGAAAGACAACCCCGGCTGCGGCCATACCTACTACAATATGGGCGTCGCCTACCTCTCCAAGGGTGATTTCTTCGAGGCCGAATCGGCCTTCCGCGAAGCCGTGGAGAACTCTCCGACTCTGGCGGAAGCCTATGTGCAACTGGGCGGCATCGCCATGCACCAGGGCGATCTGGACGGCTGTCTCAATTACAACCAGCTCGCCATCCAGGCGCGTCCCATGTTCGCCACGCCGCACGGCAACGTGGGGTTTGTGCTCCTGCAGAAGGGCGAGGTGAACAAGGCCGCGCGTTCTCTGGAAAAAGCGGTCAAGATCGATCCTAAGTTCGTGCAGGCGCTGACGACCCTGGGCAGCGCGTACCTCATGGAAAACGACGTGGAACGCGCCATCGATGTCTGCCGGCGTGCACTGGAGGTCGAGCCCATGTTCGGCCCGGCCTGGAACAACCTGGCCCTCGCCGCCCTGGAACAGGGCGAAACCGCCAAGGCCGTGGAGTATGTGGATAAAGCTCTGGAAACCGGTTTCGATGTGCCCCAGGGCCTGTTGGACGAGGTCGAGCAGTACCGTTAG
- a CDS encoding DVU0298 family protein — MEKEFRRLKSVVSELLSADDWQTNLVKLEQHRSKQLIGPLFSMLLRMDEVRWRAITALGLTVDRMFAEKAEDARIVMRRLMWNLNEESGNIAWGAPESMGEIMALNPRLAEEYASILASYMDDSITCGNFLDHPPLRRGVYWGLGRLAQTRPEIVAKSAPAVLVGLEDCEDEQIPGLAAWIFASLGKTLPEGVNPVPALKTLQGSETTVDLYRNRTLEHTTVGALAKEALAALS; from the coding sequence ATGGAAAAAGAATTCCGCCGTCTGAAGTCCGTGGTGTCGGAGCTGCTTTCTGCCGACGACTGGCAGACCAACCTCGTCAAGTTGGAGCAGCACAGGTCGAAGCAGCTTATCGGGCCGCTGTTCTCCATGCTCCTGCGCATGGACGAGGTCCGCTGGCGGGCGATCACGGCCCTGGGCCTTACCGTGGACCGCATGTTCGCCGAAAAGGCGGAGGACGCACGAATCGTGATGCGCCGGCTCATGTGGAATCTGAACGAAGAGTCGGGAAACATCGCCTGGGGCGCGCCGGAGTCCATGGGCGAGATCATGGCGCTCAACCCCAGGCTCGCCGAGGAATATGCGTCCATACTGGCGAGCTACATGGACGACTCCATCACCTGCGGCAACTTCCTGGACCACCCGCCGCTCAGGCGGGGGGTGTACTGGGGCCTGGGCCGGCTCGCGCAGACGCGGCCGGAGATCGTGGCCAAATCCGCTCCGGCCGTGCTCGTGGGGCTTGAGGATTGCGAAGACGAGCAGATACCCGGCCTCGCCGCGTGGATATTCGCTTCCCTGGGGAAAACGCTTCCCGAGGGCGTAAACCCCGTGCCCGCACTGAAGACATTGCAGGGCAGCGAGACAACCGTGGATCTTTACCGAAACCGGACACTGGAGCACACCACCGTGGGCGCTCTGGCCAAAGAGGCGCTGGCCGCGCTTTCCTGA
- the lgt gene encoding prolipoprotein diacylglyceryl transferase — translation MIPYPQIDPVIFEIGPLGIRWYGLMYVLGFLAAWLLGRWRASRSPQSVLSPVEVDDLITYCIVGLLVGARMGYVLFYDFASFAQNPLEIFKLWHGGMSFHGGAIGVAAAFALFSRIKSKPLLGVTDFTVVLAPPGLFFGRLGNFINAELWGRPTDVPWAMVFPGMAAGNVPRHPSQLYEAALEGVVLFALLWWYSSRPRPRGSVTGFFLMGYGAFRFLVEFTRQPDAHLGFVAWDWLTMGQLLSAPMILLGLALVAISYVRRP, via the coding sequence ATGATCCCCTATCCGCAGATCGATCCGGTCATCTTCGAAATAGGCCCTCTCGGCATTCGCTGGTACGGGCTGATGTACGTCCTCGGCTTCCTCGCGGCCTGGCTTCTCGGCCGATGGCGCGCCTCCCGTTCGCCGCAGAGCGTGCTGAGCCCCGTGGAGGTGGACGACCTTATCACCTACTGCATCGTGGGGCTGCTCGTTGGCGCGCGGATGGGCTACGTACTATTCTACGATTTCGCGTCGTTCGCGCAAAACCCGTTGGAAATATTCAAGCTCTGGCATGGCGGCATGTCGTTTCACGGCGGCGCCATCGGTGTGGCCGCGGCTTTTGCGCTGTTTTCGCGGATCAAGTCCAAGCCGCTACTGGGAGTCACGGATTTCACGGTGGTGCTTGCCCCGCCCGGACTTTTTTTCGGCCGGCTTGGCAACTTCATCAACGCCGAACTCTGGGGCCGACCCACGGATGTGCCATGGGCCATGGTATTTCCCGGTATGGCCGCCGGCAACGTGCCGCGCCATCCATCGCAACTGTACGAGGCCGCGCTCGAAGGAGTTGTCCTGTTCGCGCTGCTCTGGTGGTATTCGTCCAGGCCGCGGCCGCGGGGTTCGGTCACCGGTTTTTTCCTGATGGGCTACGGCGCGTTCCGCTTTCTTGTGGAGTTCACGCGCCAGCCGGACGCGCATCTTGGGTTCGTCGCCTGGGATTGGCTGACCATGGGACAGCTGCTTTCCGCGCCCATGATTTTGCTGGGGCTCGCCCTCGTTGCCATATCGTATGTTCGGCGTCCATAA
- the infA gene encoding translation initiation factor IF-1 — MAKEESIEIDGVVQEALPNAMFRVELENGHEVLAHISGKMRKFYIRILPGDRVRVELSPYDLSRGRITYRMK, encoded by the coding sequence ATGGCCAAGGAAGAGTCGATCGAGATTGACGGCGTGGTCCAAGAGGCGCTGCCGAACGCCATGTTCCGCGTCGAACTGGAGAACGGCCACGAGGTGCTTGCGCACATCTCCGGCAAAATGCGCAAGTTCTATATTCGCATTCTCCCCGGCGACCGCGTGCGCGTAGAACTCTCGCCCTACGACCTCTCGCGCGGACGCATCACATACCGCATGAAGTAA
- a CDS encoding FAD-dependent oxidoreductase has product MADRVVIIGAVALGPKAACRYKRLVPSAEVTMVDMSPSISYGGCGIPFYVSGDVSSPDELKTTSFHVVRDPAFFEAAKGVHVRPSTRAVSIDRQKKEVLIESLATGAQETLPYDKLVIATGSSPRALPIPGVELEGVHAISGLDEAIEIRELVQTGAVEKAVIVGAGFIGLEMAEALADMWGIDTSVVEITDQLLPGLASPHLADMARRHMEENDISFYFGEKVTALEGADGRVTRVVTDKRTLDADLVIMAAGVAPNDGLAREAGLDVHERGGIIVDDELRTSDPDIFSGGDCVVVKHLISGKPTFLPMGSMANRQGRIIGDNLAGRHKKFPGVLGSWCVKLFEHAVTGVGLTAAAAAREGFDAINVHISQLDRAHFYPEKGLMYLDLVVDRNTGKVLGLQGMSKMRDAVVGRINAVAAAMPHGITVDDLQIMEFAYSPPFSSAMDVINALGNVASNILDGMNRGLAPEEFIKRWEDKDSGEICFLDLRASADSGPVAERMDPTYWKAIPQDELPKRMDEVPRGRKLVLVCNTGARSYEAQVMLDAAGLTDTENLQGGVATARMLGIEP; this is encoded by the coding sequence ATGGCCGATCGCGTCGTGATCATCGGCGCCGTCGCCCTTGGCCCCAAGGCCGCCTGCCGCTACAAGCGGCTCGTTCCCTCGGCCGAGGTGACCATGGTGGACATGTCCCCGTCCATCTCATACGGCGGCTGCGGTATCCCCTTCTACGTATCCGGCGACGTATCCAGCCCGGATGAGCTGAAGACGACGAGCTTCCACGTGGTTCGCGACCCCGCCTTCTTCGAGGCGGCCAAAGGCGTGCACGTCAGGCCCTCCACCCGCGCCGTGTCCATAGACCGGCAGAAGAAGGAGGTGCTCATCGAAAGCTTGGCGACAGGCGCGCAGGAGACCCTGCCCTACGACAAGCTCGTCATCGCCACGGGCTCCAGCCCGCGCGCTTTGCCCATCCCCGGTGTGGAGCTCGAAGGCGTGCACGCAATCTCCGGCCTGGATGAGGCGATAGAGATCCGCGAGCTGGTGCAGACCGGCGCCGTGGAAAAGGCCGTCATCGTGGGCGCCGGGTTCATCGGGCTGGAAATGGCCGAGGCACTGGCAGACATGTGGGGTATCGACACCAGCGTGGTGGAGATCACCGACCAGCTCCTGCCCGGGCTGGCGAGCCCGCATCTGGCGGACATGGCCCGACGGCACATGGAAGAGAACGATATTTCCTTCTATTTCGGCGAGAAGGTCACGGCCCTGGAAGGCGCGGACGGCCGGGTAACGCGCGTGGTCACGGACAAGCGCACCCTGGACGCCGACCTCGTAATCATGGCCGCCGGCGTTGCTCCCAACGACGGCCTGGCCCGCGAGGCCGGGCTGGACGTACACGAGCGCGGCGGCATCATCGTGGACGACGAACTGCGCACCTCGGACCCGGACATCTTCTCCGGCGGCGACTGCGTGGTGGTCAAGCACCTCATCAGCGGAAAACCCACATTCCTGCCCATGGGCTCCATGGCCAACCGCCAGGGCCGCATCATCGGCGACAACCTCGCCGGCCGGCACAAGAAATTCCCTGGCGTGCTGGGCAGCTGGTGCGTGAAGCTCTTCGAACACGCCGTCACCGGCGTGGGCCTCACCGCGGCCGCCGCTGCTCGCGAAGGATTCGACGCCATCAACGTGCATATCTCGCAACTGGATCGCGCGCACTTCTACCCGGAAAAGGGCCTCATGTACCTGGATCTCGTGGTGGACCGGAATACCGGCAAGGTGCTGGGCCTGCAAGGCATGTCCAAGATGCGCGACGCGGTGGTGGGCCGGATCAACGCCGTGGCCGCGGCCATGCCCCACGGGATTACCGTGGACGACCTGCAGATCATGGAGTTCGCCTACTCGCCGCCCTTCTCCTCAGCCATGGACGTCATCAACGCCCTGGGCAACGTGGCGTCCAACATTCTGGACGGCATGAACCGCGGTCTGGCGCCCGAGGAGTTCATCAAGCGGTGGGAGGACAAGGACTCCGGGGAGATATGCTTCCTGGACTTGCGCGCCTCCGCCGACTCCGGCCCCGTGGCCGAGCGCATGGACCCGACATACTGGAAGGCCATCCCGCAGGACGAGTTGCCTAAACGCATGGACGAGGTCCCGCGCGGCAGAAAGCTCGTGCTCGTGTGCAATACGGGCGCGCGTTCCTACGAGGCGCAGGTCATGCTGGACGCCGCCGGTCTCACGGATACGGAGAACCTCCAGGGCGGCGTGGCCACGGCGCGCATGCTGGGCATAGAACCATAA
- a CDS encoding DUF6125 family protein, translated as MTETNQAYLVREILEIIRRTAIHYGLWFAEAERQLGAVSAHAAESEAGDRLMAILMKRLSKTLDVSVTEDGLPEGLMKLDAATLEKLRDSMATNWLAADGVWFQAIESQLSMHDAKRVNDTCWTRFSPYEALRIKQLLELPDYGGLPGLQTALAHRIYARVNPWEIVEDTAGSFVFRMKSCRVQTARTRKGLAEYPCQSGGLVEYRTFAQAIDPRITTECIACPPDPHPEDWVCAWRFTMPSG; from the coding sequence ATGACAGAAACGAACCAGGCTTACCTAGTCCGCGAAATACTGGAGATAATCCGCCGCACCGCCATCCACTACGGCCTCTGGTTCGCCGAGGCCGAACGCCAGCTGGGAGCGGTTAGTGCGCACGCCGCCGAGTCCGAAGCCGGCGACCGCCTCATGGCGATCCTGATGAAACGATTGTCCAAAACTCTGGACGTCAGCGTCACTGAAGACGGCTTGCCGGAAGGACTGATGAAGCTCGATGCGGCAACGCTGGAAAAGCTGCGCGACTCCATGGCCACCAACTGGCTCGCCGCCGACGGAGTGTGGTTCCAGGCCATCGAAAGCCAGCTCTCCATGCACGACGCCAAGCGCGTGAACGACACGTGCTGGACCCGGTTCTCGCCATATGAGGCCCTGCGCATCAAGCAGCTGCTGGAACTGCCGGACTACGGCGGCCTGCCCGGGTTGCAGACGGCGCTTGCCCATCGCATCTACGCGCGGGTCAACCCCTGGGAAATCGTGGAGGATACGGCCGGCTCGTTCGTCTTCCGCATGAAATCCTGCCGGGTGCAGACCGCCCGCACACGCAAGGGGCTTGCCGAGTACCCGTGCCAGTCCGGCGGCCTGGTGGAGTACCGGACATTCGCCCAGGCCATCGATCCGCGAATCACGACCGAGTGCATCGCCTGCCCGCCTGACCCCCACCCCGAGGATTGGGTCTGTGCGTGGCGGTTCACAATGCCGTCCGGGTAA
- the metX gene encoding homoserine O-acetyltransferase MetX, with protein sequence MSEYIDGQSSRSESVGIVERKFFTLPEGAGPFVLEGGANLSPVTLAYETYGELSPARDNAVLICHALTGDAHVAGYYSDKDPKPGWWDLMVGPGKPIDTSRYFVICSNVLGGCTGSTGPSSINPATGRPYGLEFPVVTIGDMVRAQRLLVEHLGVERLLAAVGGSMGGMQVLEWTVRYPDRIAAAVPLATTPRHTALNIAFHEVARQCIMADVNWNRGAYYDGEKPSTGLAVARMIGHVTYLSDEAMRRKFGRRLYEKEAFSFGFDLEFPDFQVESYLRYQGSKFVERFDANSFIYITKAADYFDLAQQHGGGSLTEAMSRSTCRFLVVSFSSDWLYPTSRSRLLVQAMKKAGLEVSFAEVEAEFGHDAFLLRNERLFELVESFLEHALAAERKRTETAPREVWG encoded by the coding sequence ATGAGCGAGTACATCGACGGCCAATCCAGCCGCTCCGAATCCGTGGGCATTGTGGAGCGCAAATTCTTCACCCTGCCGGAGGGGGCTGGTCCTTTCGTCCTGGAGGGCGGGGCGAACCTCTCCCCGGTGACCCTCGCCTACGAGACGTATGGCGAACTCTCCCCGGCGCGGGACAACGCCGTGCTCATCTGCCACGCCCTCACCGGCGATGCGCACGTAGCCGGCTACTATTCCGATAAAGACCCCAAGCCCGGCTGGTGGGACCTCATGGTCGGCCCGGGCAAACCCATCGACACATCCCGCTATTTCGTCATCTGCTCCAACGTGCTGGGCGGCTGTACCGGCTCCACCGGGCCGAGCTCAATCAACCCGGCCACGGGAAGACCCTACGGTCTGGAGTTCCCGGTGGTCACCATTGGCGATATGGTGCGCGCGCAGAGGCTTCTCGTTGAGCACCTGGGCGTCGAGCGCCTGCTCGCCGCCGTGGGCGGCTCCATGGGCGGCATGCAGGTGCTGGAGTGGACGGTGCGTTACCCGGACAGGATCGCGGCGGCAGTCCCGCTGGCCACCACGCCACGGCACACCGCGCTGAACATCGCTTTCCACGAGGTGGCGCGCCAGTGCATCATGGCGGACGTGAACTGGAACCGCGGCGCCTACTACGACGGCGAGAAACCCTCCACCGGCCTGGCCGTGGCGCGAATGATAGGCCACGTGACCTACCTTTCGGACGAGGCCATGCGCCGCAAGTTCGGCCGCCGGTTGTACGAGAAGGAAGCCTTCTCTTTCGGCTTCGATCTGGAATTTCCGGACTTCCAGGTGGAGAGCTACCTGCGCTATCAGGGCAGCAAGTTCGTGGAGCGGTTCGACGCCAACTCCTTCATCTACATCACCAAGGCCGCGGACTACTTCGACCTCGCCCAGCAGCACGGCGGCGGGTCGCTCACCGAGGCCATGTCCAGGTCCACCTGCCGGTTCCTCGTGGTCTCCTTCTCGTCGGACTGGCTCTACCCCACCTCGCGCTCCCGGCTGCTGGTGCAGGCCATGAAGAAGGCCGGGCTGGAGGTGAGCTTCGCCGAGGTGGAGGCGGAATTCGGGCACGACGCGTTCCTGCTGCGCAACGAGCGACTGTTCGAGCTCGTGGAAAGTTTTCTGGAGCACGCCCTCGCCGCGGAGCGCAAACGCACGGAGACCGCACCCAGGGAGGTATGGGGCTAA
- the metW gene encoding methionine biosynthesis protein MetW: MRFDLQVIASWVPAGSKVLDLGCGTGSLLEHLVREKHVTGRGIEMDEAKVAKAIGRGLSVVQGDLVAEVMDYPSGFFDVVILSQTLQQVYYPEQVIREMLRVGTRCIVSFPNFSHWRIRSQILFTGRAPVTRELPHEWHDTPNIRVLTLKDFRRFCQEMGFVIEKQVALDTDYRQEHGHALRLFANWRALYGIFLLGKGQ, from the coding sequence ATGCGTTTCGATCTGCAGGTCATCGCCTCCTGGGTGCCGGCAGGCAGCAAGGTGCTGGACCTGGGCTGCGGCACGGGCTCGCTTCTGGAGCACCTGGTTCGTGAGAAGCACGTCACCGGACGGGGCATCGAGATGGACGAGGCCAAGGTTGCCAAGGCCATCGGCCGCGGCCTCAGCGTGGTCCAGGGCGACCTCGTGGCCGAAGTCATGGACTATCCGAGCGGTTTCTTCGACGTGGTCATTCTCAGCCAGACCCTGCAGCAGGTCTATTACCCGGAGCAGGTCATCCGCGAGATGCTGCGGGTGGGCACGCGCTGCATAGTCAGCTTTCCGAACTTCAGCCACTGGCGCATCCGTTCGCAGATACTGTTCACGGGCCGTGCGCCGGTCACGCGGGAGCTGCCGCACGAGTGGCACGACACGCCAAACATTCGTGTGCTCACGCTCAAGGATTTCCGGCGGTTCTGCCAGGAGATGGGCTTCGTCATCGAAAAGCAGGTGGCCCTGGATACGGACTACCGCCAGGAGCACGGCCACGCGCTGCGTCTGTTTGCCAACTGGCGCGCGCTCTACGGGATATTTTTGCTGGGGAAAGGGCAATAG